The proteins below come from a single Mya arenaria isolate MELC-2E11 chromosome 8, ASM2691426v1 genomic window:
- the LOC128243206 gene encoding uncharacterized protein LOC128243206, producing the protein MKMSLKHVLCIVASLYIFISFSVFIIFIVTTDYSEESSTSYTPDPKYENARRETRRLSQEMWMYMDSQLKRLISQNVETETKSIKDILAFGSHIHTAILSAHDTLEDEFEKWRNLRSNEVSRFVQEQLDTIQRANE; encoded by the exons ATGAAGATGAGCTTAAAACATGTGCTGTGCATAGTGGCatcgttatatatatttatatcattcagtgtttttattatttttatagtgACAACGGATTATTCCGAAG aATCGTCAACTTCTTACACCCCTGATCCTAAGTATGAGAATGCAAGGCGGGAAACAAGGAGGTTATCACAAGAAATGTGGATGTACATGGATAGCCAACTAAAACGACTGATAAGCCAAAACGTAGAAACAGAAACTAAATCTATTAAAGACATACTTGCTTTTGGCTCTCACATTCATAC GGCGATTTTATCGGCACATGACACATTGGAGGACGAGTTTGAAAAATGGCGAAATTTGCGATCAAACGAGGTGAGCAGATTTGTCCAGGAGCAACTAGACACAATCCAG